The following are from one region of the Fusarium verticillioides 7600 chromosome 1, whole genome shotgun sequence genome:
- a CDS encoding Fe/S biogenesis protein NfuA, which produces MATSRAMSRTLAAVARPVAESSCRGIERWTRSVSTVRSQLLVGSHSTRPLAQRQRNIPTAIPSLAGVGSGIRTIFIQTENTPNPDALKFLPNHRVVPEEFSTPFIEYLNPRATISPPYPSPLAAKLMNIDGVTSVFYGADFITVTKAADANWAHIRPEIFALITEAITAGEKIVTVSERRDGDAAEEEDSLAYNEDDSEVVGMIKELLETRIRPAIQEDGGDIDFRGFDDEGYVHLRLRGACRTCDSSTVTLKNGIEGMLMHYIEEVKGVKQVMDQEEEIALQEFEKFEEKLRQQKGTVSSAA; this is translated from the exons ATGGCAACTTCCAGAGCCATGTCACGGACATTGGCCGCTGTCGCTCGGCCCGTCGCAGAGTCATCTTGCCGAGGAATTGAGCGATGGACTCGTTCAGTCAGTACCGTCCGATCACAACTTCTTGTCGGTTCTCATTCTACACGACCCCTTGCACAGCGACAGCGCAATATTCCAACAGCCATACCAAGCCTCGCCGGTGTCGGTAGCGGGATCCgaaccatcttcatccagaCGGAGAACACCCCGAACCCAGATGCCCTCAAGTTTCTACCGAATCATCGAGTTGTGCCCGAGGAATTCTCTACGCCTTTCATTGAGTATCTCAACCCCCGGGCAACCATTTCTCCGCCATATCCTTCTCCACTCGCTGCCAAGCTCATGAACATCGATGGAGTTACGTCAGTATTCTACGGCGCCGATTTCATTACTGTTACGAAGGCTGCAGATGCCAATTGGGCACACATTCGACCGGAAATTTTTGCCCTCATCACAGAAGCCATCACTGCAGGAGAGAAGATAGTCACTGTCTCCGAACGCAGGGATGGCGATgcggccgaggaggaggatagcCTTGCATACAACGAAGATGACAGTGAGGTTGTTGGTATGATCaaagagcttctcgagacACGAATTCGACCAGCTATCCAGGAGGATGGCGGCGACATTGATTTTCGaggttttgatgatgagggttATGTGCATCTCCGGTTACGAGGTGCTTGTCGTACGTGCGATTCTAGCACTGTCACCCTCAAGAATGGAATTGAGGGCATGTTGATGCATTAT ATTGAGGAGGTCAAAGGTGTTAAGCAAGTAATGgatcaagaggaggaaatTGCTTTGCAAGAGTTCGAAAAGTTCGAGGAAAAGCTCAGGCAGCAAAAGGGCACTGTCAGTTCGGCAGCATAG